ACGTTGTTCACGGTGGTGGGAGACGAGTACAGCCCCGCCTGCGCGGGGAAGGGCGGCTTCAACCTGGGCTGGCCGCGCTTGCCCTCCAGCGAGTCGAGCAGCGCGGTCTCCTCGCCGCAGATGTAGGCACCGGCTCCGGCGTGCACCACCATGTCCAGGTCGAACCCGGAGTCCAGGATGTTCTTGCCGAGGTAGCCCGCGTCGTAGGCCTCGCGCACCGCGTGGTGCAGCCTGCGGATGCAGTGCAGCGCCTCGCCGCGCACGTAGATCATGCAGGTGCTCGCCCGCATCGCGTAGGCGGCGATGACGCAGCCCTCGATCAGCGAGTGCGGGTCGGCCATCATCAGCGGGACGTCCTTGCACGTCCCCGGTTCACCCTCGTCGGCGTTGATCACCAGGTAGTGCGGCCGGGAACGGTCCTTGGGCATGAAGCCCCACTTCACTCCGGAGGGGAAACCCGCGCCTCCCCTACCGCGCAGTCCCGCGGTCTTGACCAGTTCGATGAGCTGGTCGGGATCGGCCGAGAGCGCGGTGCGCAGCGCGGTGTAGCCCTCCAGCTGCTCGTAGGTGCGCAACGACCAGGACTCCGGGGACAGCCAGCGCCGGGTGAGCACGGGAGTCAGCGGACTCACCGCGGCCCGTTCCGGGGCGCTGCCGTCTGATGCGTTCGCTTCGGTCATCGCCTGCCCTCACTTCTTCTCCGGGATGGGCGGAAATTCGACCTCGTCGGGCATCGGTGGTGCGTTCCAGCCCTGTTCACGGGCGAGCTCGGCACCGCGCACCGTCTCGGGGGCCGCGGCCGACGACTCGGCGGCCTCCTCCGCGCCGGGCCCGTCGAAGAACCCGGCGAGCTGGCGCTCGGTGTCCCGGAAGTCGGTCAACGGCGCGCCACGGCTTGGCAGTGGCCGTTCACCGCGCCGCAGCGCCCGAACCGTCTCCAGCGCGCTCTCGGCCGTCTGGTTGTCGAAGTACTCGTAGTTGACCTGCAGCACCGGTGCGAAGTCGCAGGCCGCCAGGCACTCGGCGTGTTCCAGCGTCACCGACCCCTCGGCGCCGGGGGTGCCCGCGGTCTCCTCGTGTCCGGCGCCCAGTTCCTCGGACAGCGCACGGTAGATGCCGTCGCCGCCCATCGCGGCGCACAGCGTGTTGGTGCACACGCTGACCAGGAACTGCCCGCACGGTTGCCGCTTGTACATCGTGTAGAACGTGGCGACCGCGTTGACCTCGGCGGTGGACAGCGCGAGCTGCTCGGCGCAGAACCGCATTCCCTCGGCGGTGACGTGCCCCTGCACCGACTGCACCAGGTGCAGCATCGGAAGCAGCGCCGAGCGGGACTCGGGATAGCGCTCGATGATGCTTCGCGCCTCGGCCCGGACGCGTTCGCCGAACACCGCCTCCCCAGCCGCGGCTTGCTCCGCCGACTCGGCCGGGGACTGCCCACCGGGGGTGAGCACGTGCTCGGTGGTCGTGTAGTCGAACTGCTCGGTCATCTAGCGGTCCACCCCACCCATCACAGGATCGATCGAGGCCACGACGGCGATCACGTCGGCGACGAGCCCGCCTTCGGCCATCGCCGGGAACGCCTCCAGATTCACGAAGCTGGGGTCACGGACGTGCACCCGCATCGGGCGGGTACCGCCGTCCGAAACGTGGTGGTAGCCCAGCTCGCCCCTGGGAGCCTCGACCGGCGTGTACGTCTGGCCCGGCGGGACGTCGAATCCCTCCGTGACCAGCTTGAAGTGGTGGATCAGCGACTCCATCGACTGACCCATGATCTTGCGGACGTGGTCCAGCGAGTTGCCCATGCCGTCCGGCCCGATGCTCAGCTGGGCGGGCCAGGCGATCTTGGGGTCGTCGACCATGACCGGCCCGGGCTCCAGCTTGTCCATGCACTGCCGGATGATCCGCAGCGACTGCCGGATCTCCTCCACCCGCAGCAGGAACCGCGAGTAGCAGTCGGCATCGGTGCTGGTGGGAACCTCGAAGTCGAACTGCTCGTAACCGCAGTAGGGCTCGACCTTGCGCAGGTCCCAGGCCAGTCCGGCCGAACGCAGGATCGGACCGGTGGTGCCCAGCGCCAGGCAGGCGTCCAGCGGCAGGTAACCGACGCCCTTGAGGCGTTGTTTCCAGATCGGCTGGCCGCTGAACAGCTTGTCGTAGTCGGGCAGCCGGTTCTCCATGACCTTGCAGAACTCCAGGACCTTCTCCCTGGAGTTCTCCGGGATGTCCTGGGCGACCCCGCCCGGCCGGATGAAGGCGTGGTTCATCCGGAGCCCGGTGAGGAACTCCAGCAGGTGCAGCACCTCTTCGCGGTCGCGGAACCCGAAGGTCATGCCGGTGGTGGAACCGAGTTCCATCGCGCCGGTGGCCAGGAAGACCAGGTGCGAGGAGATCCGGTTGAGCTCCATCAGCAGCACCCGGATCGTCTCCGCGCGTTCCGGTGCGGACACCCGCAGCAGCTTCTCCACGCCCAGGGAGTAGGCGGTCTCGTTGTGCAGCGGGGCCAGATAGTCCATCCGCGTGACGAACGTGACGCCCTGGGTCCAAGTGCGGTACTCGGTGTTCTTCTCGATACCGGTGTGCAGGTAGCCGATCACCGAGCGGGCCTTGGTGACGGTCTCGCCCTCGAGCTCCAGGACCAGCCGCAGCACGCCGTGGGTGGAGGGGTGCTGCGGCCCGAGGTTGATGACGACGCGCTCCTCCTGCTGCGTGTCGTCCAGGAAGTCCTCCCAGTCACCTCCGGTGACCGTGTAGACCCTGCCCTCCGTGGTCTCCCGGGCGGAGGCGGCGAACGGGTCGCCACCGGACCGATCACCGCCGGACCCGTCACCACCCGGTCGGGAACCGGTGGGGGTTTCGGCGTCGATACTCATGCTGCCTCCTCGAACAGCGCGACCGCCCGGCTCCGAGTCCGGAGGCCGCACCCGATGGATCCAGGCCCGCTCACGTGTAGGACCTGCGCTGGTCGGGCGGTGGAACCTCGGCTCCCTTGTACTCCACCGGGATGCCACCGAGCGGGTAGTCCTTGCGCTGCGGGTGGCCGTCCCAGTCGTCCGGCATGAGGATCCGCGTCAGGGCCGGATGGTCGTCGTAGACGATGCCGTACATGTCCCAGGCCTCCCGCTCCTGGAAGTCGGCCGTCGGATAGACGTCGACCACCGAGGGAACGTGCGGGTCGGCCACGTCCACGGCGACCTCGACGCGGATCCGACGCCGGTAAGTCAGCGAGGTGAGATGACAGACCGAGTGCAGCCGCTGCGGCACCTCGGGACCGTAGTCCACCCCGGACAGACTGCTGCAGAGCTCGAACCGCAGCGCTGGCTCGTCGCGGAACGTCCGGCAGATCTCGACCAGATGCTCCCGATCGACGTAGAAGGTGATCTCGCCGCGGTCCACGGTGATCCGCAGTACCGCCGAGTCCGGGATACCGCGCCGCTTCATGCCCTCGAACAGCTCGTCGGCCACCTCGTCGAACCAGCCCCCGTAGGGCCGTTCCGCCTCCGGTGGCACGTAGGCGGGCACCCGGAGACCGCCGTAGCCCGAGGTGTCCCCGCTTCCGGTCACACCGAACATGCCCTTCCGGGCGCGGCCCGCCACCATCCGCTCGGTGGCCGCCTCCTCCGTGGGACCGGTGTGCTCGGCCGCCGTCTCCGGGAGTCCCCCGCTGGATTCGTCACCGCTCATCGCCGAATCACCTGCCCGCCGTCGTCTCGTTCGGTTCCGCGCGGCCGCGGGAGTCACCGGGCGGCAAACTCTCGATCCCGGCGGCGCCCAGCTCGCCCTCCGCGCCCATCTCGCGGCGCTGCGCGTCCTGCTGCCGCTCGGCCATGCGCCGCTTGGAGCCGCTGCGGGGTGCGTACTTCTCGGAGGAGGCGGGCAGTTCCGTGCGGTGCCCCTGCTCCAGCTGCTCGGCCGCGCGCTTGCCGTTGATGGGCTCGTCCATGACCTTGGCGTGCAGCTTGAGGATCGCGTCGAGCAGCATCTCCGGGCGCGGCGGACAGCCGGGCAGGTACATGTCCACCGGAACCACGTGGTCCACGCCCTGCACGACCGCGTAGTTGTTGAACATCCCGCCGCTGGAGGCGCAGACCCCCATCGCGAGCACCCAGCGGGGCTCGGGCATCTGGTCGTAGATCTGCCGCAGCACCGGGGCCATCTTGTTGGTGACCCGACCGGCGACGATCATCAGATCGGCCTGCCGGGGCGTGGCCGAGAACCGCTCCATCCCGAACCGGGCGATGTCGTAGCGGGAACCACCCACGGTCATCATCTCGATGGCGCAGCAGGCCAGCCCGAACGTGGCGGGCCACATCGAGGTCTTACGAGTCCAGTTGACGAGTTTTTCCACATTAGCCAGCAGGATGCCGTT
This portion of the Actinopolyspora lacussalsi genome encodes:
- a CDS encoding NADH-quinone oxidoreductase subunit F (product_source=KO:K00335; cog=COG1894; ko=KO:K00335; pfam=PF01512,PF10531,PF10589; smart=SM00928; superfamily=140490,142019,142984; tigrfam=TIGR01959) produces the protein MTEANASDGSAPERAAVSPLTPVLTRRWLSPESWSLRTYEQLEGYTALRTALSADPDQLIELVKTAGLRGRGGAGFPSGVKWGFMPKDRSRPHYLVINADEGEPGTCKDVPLMMADPHSLIEGCVIAAYAMRASTCMIYVRGEALHCIRRLHHAVREAYDAGYLGKNILDSGFDLDMVVHAGAGAYICGEETALLDSLEGKRGQPRLKPPFPAQAGLYSSPTTVNNVETIASVPYIVNGGSDWFRAMGREKSPGPKIFSLSGHVERPGQYEAPLGTTLRELLELAGGMKDGIPLKFWTPGGSSTPLFTADHLDVPLDFEGATEAGSMLGTTALMIFNETVSVPWAVMKWTQFYEHESCGKCTPCREGCFWLAQVLERMVDGHGTEQDIDTLLDVCDNVLGRSFCALGDGAVSPITSGIKYFREEFLALCESNRGHDTTEEPALAGVAR
- a CDS encoding NADH-quinone oxidoreductase subunit E (product_source=KO:K00334; cath_funfam=3.40.30.10; cog=COG1905; ko=KO:K00334; pfam=PF01257; superfamily=52833); this translates as MTEQFDYTTTEHVLTPGGQSPAESAEQAAAGEAVFGERVRAEARSIIERYPESRSALLPMLHLVQSVQGHVTAEGMRFCAEQLALSTAEVNAVATFYTMYKRQPCGQFLVSVCTNTLCAAMGGDGIYRALSEELGAGHEETAGTPGAEGSVTLEHAECLAACDFAPVLQVNYEYFDNQTAESALETVRALRRGERPLPSRGAPLTDFRDTERQLAGFFDGPGAEEAAESSAAAPETVRGAELAREQGWNAPPMPDEVEFPPIPEKK
- a CDS encoding NADH-quinone oxidoreductase subunit D (product_source=KO:K00333; cog=COG0649; ko=KO:K00333; pfam=PF00346; superfamily=56762; tigrfam=TIGR01962), translated to MSIDAETPTGSRPGGDGSGGDRSGGDPFAASARETTEGRVYTVTGGDWEDFLDDTQQEERVVINLGPQHPSTHGVLRLVLELEGETVTKARSVIGYLHTGIEKNTEYRTWTQGVTFVTRMDYLAPLHNETAYSLGVEKLLRVSAPERAETIRVLLMELNRISSHLVFLATGAMELGSTTGMTFGFRDREEVLHLLEFLTGLRMNHAFIRPGGVAQDIPENSREKVLEFCKVMENRLPDYDKLFSGQPIWKQRLKGVGYLPLDACLALGTTGPILRSAGLAWDLRKVEPYCGYEQFDFEVPTSTDADCYSRFLLRVEEIRQSLRIIRQCMDKLEPGPVMVDDPKIAWPAQLSIGPDGMGNSLDHVRKIMGQSMESLIHHFKLVTEGFDVPPGQTYTPVEAPRGELGYHHVSDGGTRPMRVHVRDPSFVNLEAFPAMAEGGLVADVIAVVASIDPVMGGVDR
- a CDS encoding NADH-quinone oxidoreductase subunit C (product_source=KO:K00332; cog=COG0852; ko=KO:K00332; pfam=PF00329; superfamily=143243; tigrfam=TIGR01961); the protein is MSGDESSGGLPETAAEHTGPTEEAATERMVAGRARKGMFGVTGSGDTSGYGGLRVPAYVPPEAERPYGGWFDEVADELFEGMKRRGIPDSAVLRITVDRGEITFYVDREHLVEICRTFRDEPALRFELCSSLSGVDYGPEVPQRLHSVCHLTSLTYRRRIRVEVAVDVADPHVPSVVDVYPTADFQEREAWDMYGIVYDDHPALTRILMPDDWDGHPQRKDYPLGGIPVEYKGAEVPPPDQRRSYT
- a CDS encoding NADH-quinone oxidoreductase subunit B (product_source=KO:K00331; cath_funfam=3.40.50.700; cog=COG0377; ko=KO:K00331; pfam=PF01058; superfamily=56770; tigrfam=TIGR01957) — translated: MGLEESLPNGILLANVEKLVNWTRKTSMWPATFGLACCAIEMMTVGGSRYDIARFGMERFSATPRQADLMIVAGRVTNKMAPVLRQIYDQMPEPRWVLAMGVCASSGGMFNNYAVVQGVDHVVPVDMYLPGCPPRPEMLLDAILKLHAKVMDEPINGKRAAEQLEQGHRTELPASSEKYAPRSGSKRRMAERQQDAQRREMGAEGELGAAGIESLPPGDSRGRAEPNETTAGR